A window of Lepidochelys kempii isolate rLepKem1 chromosome 1, rLepKem1.hap2, whole genome shotgun sequence contains these coding sequences:
- the TCEANC gene encoding transcription elongation factor A N-terminal and central domain-containing protein isoform X1 — MHAWESQKTRLKMSDKKIIMNRGHYIEKLLSENNFQDIGNHLTELEAVDMTIEYLQETDVAKAVYRVFQNCPAITLKKKAKHLLSKWKTLYKNNYLSSVQGKKSVSQSVKEHNEYFSAVPQEQTEFSGELNQHEMLDAAGSNSLLTSQNVSKDEVYNKPKSSMNQLGLLEEQHTDNENTKPAGSETSPQQGHMKPMRLKCTELIYKALTDSATSKEEANKWQELSKEIEEHIFALHARNDKKYKNCIRSKVSNLKNPKNSHLKHSLFSGTMSPKTFADMTVMEMANDELKQLRALYTESSVQEHQLPQVIDGTQTNKIKCRRCEKFDCTVTMIARGTLFLPSWVRNANPDEQMMTYVICNECGEQWYHSRWVCL; from the coding sequence gtttaaaaatgtctgataaaaaaataattatgaacAGAGGCCATTATATTGAGAAGCTACTGTCTGAAAACAATTTCCAAGATATTGGAAATCACCTTACAGAACTTGAAGCTGTTGATATGACTATAGAATATCTTCAGGAGACTGATGTTGCCAAAGCTGTGTACAGAGTCTTCCAGAACTGTCCTGCAATAACattgaaaaagaaagcaaagcattTATTATCAAAGTGGAAGACGCTTTACAAGAATAACTATCTTTCATCGGTACAAGGTAAAAAGTCAGTTTCTCAGAGTGTGAAAGAGCACAATGAATATTTCAGTGCGGTTCCACAAGAACAAACTGAGTTTTCTGGAGAATTGAATCAGCATGAAATGTTAGATGCTGCTGGTTCTAACAGTTTGCTGACATCACAAAACGTTTCAAAAGATGAAGTGTATAATAAGCCAAAAAGCAGTATGAATCAACTGGGTCTTTTAGAAGAGCAGCACACCGATAATGAAAACACTAAACCTGCTGGCAGTGAAACAAGCCCACAGCAAGGACATATGAAGCCCATGAGGTTGAAATGCACAGAACTTATTTATAAAGCCTTGACTGATTCTGCCACAAGCAAAGAGGAAGCCAATAAGTGGCAAGAATTATCCAAAGAAATTGAAGAGCATATTTTTGCTCTTCATGCTAGAAATGACAAAAAGTACAAAAATTGTATCAGAAGCAAAGTCTCTAACTTGAAGAATCCTAAAAATTCCCACTTAAAACATAGCCTATTTTCAGGAACTATGAGTCCAAAGACTTTTGCTGATATGACCGTGATGGAAATGGCCAATGATGAACTGAAACAACTCAGAGCTTTGTACACAGAATCATCTGTTCAGGAACATCAGCTTCCCCAAGTTATTGATGgcacacagacaaacaaaataaaatgtaggcGCTGTGAAAAATTTGATTGCACTGTCACTATGATTGCCAGGGGAACTCTCTTCCTGCCTAGTTGGGTGCGAAATGCAAATCCAGATGAACAAATGATGACTTACGTTATTTGTAATGAATGTGGAGAGCAGTGGTACCACAGCAGATGGGTTTGTTTGTGA
- the TCEANC gene encoding transcription elongation factor A N-terminal and central domain-containing protein isoform X2, translated as MSDKKIIMNRGHYIEKLLSENNFQDIGNHLTELEAVDMTIEYLQETDVAKAVYRVFQNCPAITLKKKAKHLLSKWKTLYKNNYLSSVQGKKSVSQSVKEHNEYFSAVPQEQTEFSGELNQHEMLDAAGSNSLLTSQNVSKDEVYNKPKSSMNQLGLLEEQHTDNENTKPAGSETSPQQGHMKPMRLKCTELIYKALTDSATSKEEANKWQELSKEIEEHIFALHARNDKKYKNCIRSKVSNLKNPKNSHLKHSLFSGTMSPKTFADMTVMEMANDELKQLRALYTESSVQEHQLPQVIDGTQTNKIKCRRCEKFDCTVTMIARGTLFLPSWVRNANPDEQMMTYVICNECGEQWYHSRWVCL; from the coding sequence atgtctgataaaaaaataattatgaacAGAGGCCATTATATTGAGAAGCTACTGTCTGAAAACAATTTCCAAGATATTGGAAATCACCTTACAGAACTTGAAGCTGTTGATATGACTATAGAATATCTTCAGGAGACTGATGTTGCCAAAGCTGTGTACAGAGTCTTCCAGAACTGTCCTGCAATAACattgaaaaagaaagcaaagcattTATTATCAAAGTGGAAGACGCTTTACAAGAATAACTATCTTTCATCGGTACAAGGTAAAAAGTCAGTTTCTCAGAGTGTGAAAGAGCACAATGAATATTTCAGTGCGGTTCCACAAGAACAAACTGAGTTTTCTGGAGAATTGAATCAGCATGAAATGTTAGATGCTGCTGGTTCTAACAGTTTGCTGACATCACAAAACGTTTCAAAAGATGAAGTGTATAATAAGCCAAAAAGCAGTATGAATCAACTGGGTCTTTTAGAAGAGCAGCACACCGATAATGAAAACACTAAACCTGCTGGCAGTGAAACAAGCCCACAGCAAGGACATATGAAGCCCATGAGGTTGAAATGCACAGAACTTATTTATAAAGCCTTGACTGATTCTGCCACAAGCAAAGAGGAAGCCAATAAGTGGCAAGAATTATCCAAAGAAATTGAAGAGCATATTTTTGCTCTTCATGCTAGAAATGACAAAAAGTACAAAAATTGTATCAGAAGCAAAGTCTCTAACTTGAAGAATCCTAAAAATTCCCACTTAAAACATAGCCTATTTTCAGGAACTATGAGTCCAAAGACTTTTGCTGATATGACCGTGATGGAAATGGCCAATGATGAACTGAAACAACTCAGAGCTTTGTACACAGAATCATCTGTTCAGGAACATCAGCTTCCCCAAGTTATTGATGgcacacagacaaacaaaataaaatgtaggcGCTGTGAAAAATTTGATTGCACTGTCACTATGATTGCCAGGGGAACTCTCTTCCTGCCTAGTTGGGTGCGAAATGCAAATCCAGATGAACAAATGATGACTTACGTTATTTGTAATGAATGTGGAGAGCAGTGGTACCACAGCAGATGGGTTTGTTTGTGA